Proteins encoded by one window of Camelus bactrianus isolate YW-2024 breed Bactrian camel chromosome 9, ASM4877302v1, whole genome shotgun sequence:
- the NOD2 gene encoding nucleotide-binding oligomerization domain-containing protein 2 isoform X2 gives MCSHEAFQAQRSQLVELLVSGSLEGFESILDWLLSWEVLSWEDYEGFSLLGQPLSHLARRLLDTVWNKGGWGCEQLITAVQKSQADSQPPELSGCWDPHSPHPVRDLQRHRPAIVRRLYSHVEDVLDRTQEQGFISRYESDEIRLPIFTSSQRARRLLNLATVKTNGLAAFLLQHVQELPVPLALPFEDAACKKYMTKLRTTVSAQSRFLSTYDGAENLCLEEIYTENVLEIRTEAGTAGPPQQSPATLRLEELFSTRGHINGDADTVLVVGEAGSGKSTLLQQLHLLWASGRGFQEFLFVFPFSCRQLQCLAKPLSMQMLLFEHCCWPDLGQQDIFQVLLDHPERILLTFDGFDEFRFRFTDRERHCSPTTPTSVQSLLFNLLQGNLLKNAHKVLTSRPDAVSAGLRKHVRVELNLKGFSEEGIELYLRKRHREPGVADRLIRLLRATSALHGLCHMPVFSWMVSKCHQELLLQGGGSPKTTTDMYLLILQHFLLHACPPDSAAHGLGPSLLRGRLPTLLHLGLLALRGLGTCCYVFSAKQLQAAYVNSEDVSLGFLVQAKRAVPGSTAPLEFLHITFQCFFAAFYLALSADMSPSSLRHLFNCHKPSSLPLARLLPKLCVRGSGCKEGSVAALLQEAELHNLQITAAFLAGLLSQEHRDLLAECQASEKALLRRQACARWCLARSLHKHFHSIPSAVPGEAKSMHAMPGFIWLIRSLYEMQEERLAREAVRGLNVGHLKLTFCSVGPAECAALAFVLRHLQQPVALQLDHNSVGDIGVEQLLPCLSVCKALYLRDNNISDRGICKLVEHALHCEQLQKLALGNNHITAAGAQVLAHGLRANTSLQFLGFWGNKVGDKGAQALAEALGDHQSLRWLSLVGNNIGSVGARALALMLEKNVALEELCLEENHVQDEGVCFLAEGLKRNSTLKVLKLSNNCITSLGAEALLQALEKNDTIMEVWLRGNTFSPEETGKLSRRDTRLLL, from the exons ATGTGCTCTCATGAGGCTTTCCAGGCCCAAAGGAGCCAGCTGGTGGAGCTGCTGGTCTCGGGGTCCCTGGAGGGCTTCGAGAGCATCCTGGACTGGCTGCTTTCCTGGGAAGTTCTCTCCTGGGAGGACTATGAGGGGTTCAGCCTCCTGggccagcccctctcccacttGGCCAGGCGCCTCCTGGACACTGTCTGGAATAAGGGTGGTTGGGGCTGTGAACAACTCATCACAGCTGTGCAAAAGTCCCAAGCTGACAGCCAACCCCCCGAGCTTTCTGGCTGCTGGGACCCCCACTCACCCCACCCAGTCCGTGACCTCCAGAGGCACCGGCCAGCCATCGTCAGGAGACTCTACAGTCACGTGGAGGATGTGCTGGACCGGACGCAAGAGCAGGGTTTCATCAGCCGGTACGAAAGTGATGAAATCCGGCTGCCTATCTTCACATCATCCCAGCGG GCAAGAAGGCTCCTCAATCTTGCCACAGTGAAGACAAACGGATTGGCTGCTTTCCTTCTGCAACATGTTCAGGAATTACCCGTCCCTTTGGCCCTGCCTTTTGAAG ATGCCGCCTGTAAAAAGTACATGACCAAGCTGAGGACCACGGTATCTGCTCAGTCTCGCTTTCTGAGCACCTACGATGGGGCAGAGAATCTTTGCCTGGAAGAAATATATACAGAGAATGTTCTGGAGATCCGGACGGAGGCAGGCACAGCTGGACCTCCGCAGCAGAGCCCTGCCACCCTGCGCCTGGAGGAGCTCTTCAGCACCAGAGGCCACATCAACGGAGACGCAGACACCGTGCTGGTGGTGGGCGAGGCGGGCAGCGGCAAGAGCACGCTCCTGCAGCAGCTGCACCTGCTGTGGGCCTCGGGGCGGGGCTTCCAGGAATTCCTTTTCGTCTTCCCATTCAGCTGCCGGCAGCTGCAGTGCCTGGCGAAACCGCTGTCCATGCAGATGCTGCTCTTTGAACACTGCTGTTGGCCCGACCTTGGCCAACAGGACATCTTCCAGGTCCTCCTTGACCATCCTGAGCGCATCCTCTTAACCTTCGATGGCTTTGATGAGTTCAGGTTCAGGTTCACGGATCGCGAGCGTCACTGCTCTCCCACCACCCCTACGTCTGTCCAGAGTTTGCTCTTCAACCTCCTGCAGGGCAACCTGCTAAAGAATGCCCACAAGGTGTTGACCAGCCGTCCGGACGCGGTGTCAGCGGGCCTTAGGAAGCACGTGCGCGTGGAACTCAACCTCAAGGGTTTCTCCGAAGAGGGCATCGAACTGTACCTGAGGAAGCGCCATCGTGAGCCTGGGGTGGCCGATCGCCTCATCCGCCTGCTCAGAGCCACCTCAGCCCTGCATGGTCTGTGCCACATGCCCGTCTTCTCATGGATGGTGTCCAAGTGCCACCAAGAACTGTTGCTGCAGGGCGGAGGGTCCCCAAAGACCACCACGGATATGTACCTGCTGATCCTGCAGCATTTTCTGCTGCACGCCTGTCCCCCAGACTCAGCTGCCCACGGTCTGGGGCCCAGCCTGCTTCGGGGCAGGCTCCCCACCCTCCTGCACCTTGGCCTCCTGGCTCTCCGGGGCCTGGGCACGTGCTGCTATGTGTTCTCAGCCAAGCAACTGCAGGCAGCGTACGTCAACAGTGAGGATGTTTCTCTTGGCTTCCTGGTGCAGGCCAAGAGGGCTGTGCCCGGGAGTACGGCCCCCCTGGAATTCCTGCACATCACCTTCCAGTGCTTTTTTGCTGCATTCTACCTCGCCCTTAGTGCTGACATGTCTCCATCCTCACTCAGGCATCTCTTCAACTGCCACAAGCCCAGCAGCTTGCCGCTGGCCAGGCTGCTGCCCAAACTGTGCGTGCGGGGCTCGGGGTGCAAGGAAGGCAGTGTGGCTGCTTTGCTGCAGGAGGCTGAGCTGCACAACCTCCAGATCACAGCGGCCTTCCTGGCAGGGCTGTTGTCCCAGGAGCACCGGGACCTGCTGGCCGAGTGCCAGGCATCTGAGAAGGCCCTGCTCCGGCGCCAGGCCTGCGCCCGGTGGTGTCTGGCCCGCAGCCTCCATAAGCACTTCCACTCCATCCCATCAGCCGTGCCGGGTGAGGCCAAGAGCATGCACGCCATGCCCGGGTTCATCTGGCTCATCCGGAGTCTGTATGAGATGCAGGAGGAGCGGCTGGCGCGGGAGGCCGTGCGTGGGCTGAACGTTGGGCACCTCAAGCTGACGTTCTGCAGTGTGGGCCCTGCCGAGTGTGCTGCCCTGGCCTTCGTGCTGCGGCACCTCCAGCAGCCTGTGGCCCTGCAGCTGGACCACAACTCTGTGGGCGACATTGGCGTGGAGCAGCTGCTGCCTTGCCTCAGTGTCTGCAAGGCTCTTTA CTTGCGAGATAACAACATCTCAGACCGAGGCATCTGCAAGCTCGTCGAACATGCTCTCCACTGTGAGCAGCTGCAGAAGCTAGC GCTGGGGAATAACCACATCACTGCTGCAGGAGCCCAGGTGCTGGCCCACGGGCTCAGAGCCAACACCTCCCTGCAGTTCCTGGG GTTCTGGGGCAACAAGGTGGGTGACAAGGGGGCCCAGGCCTTGGCTGAAGCATTGGGTGATCACCAGAGTTTGAGGTGGCTCAG CCTGGTGGGAAACAACATCGGCAGTGTGGGTGCCCGAGCCTTAGCATTGATGTTGGAAAAGAATGTGGCCCTGGAAGAGCTCTG